The following are encoded together in the Fusobacterium varium genome:
- a CDS encoding ABC transporter permease, with translation MKKLLWFLKFRYIYIYFLLYMVADYFFKGRVSELGIFSFIDSYFGIVVFPLIIILLFSILFPFITNKTKKMLLSVRLYCFFLLSVSCILLYLMYILKLPFAETIADDEIIKEFFQLSIYKYKIGLVATYGFYLLLTNVMFKYLYIGLGVIIFCTTFLIVAKAINRGISKMYHNYKEKKRIAREEQLIREQIAIKEALEKREAMMKEKLEQEKENKIKERVEEVLLNKELILDNSTTEVENIPEEEEEKKVTKSLDPNKNLSQEKIENRNNPPENSERFNDNFNLFTINDNSKEKDKNGNILDENIKNDGIDKINERELLKIIKEKEGVKNDTSIKISKEKRDS, from the coding sequence GTGAAAAAGTTGCTTTGGTTTCTAAAATTTAGATACATCTATATTTATTTTCTTTTATATATGGTAGCAGATTATTTTTTCAAAGGCAGAGTAAGTGAACTAGGCATTTTTAGTTTTATTGACTCTTATTTTGGGATAGTAGTTTTCCCTTTAATTATAATACTTCTTTTCTCTATACTTTTCCCTTTTATAACTAATAAAACTAAAAAAATGTTATTAAGTGTAAGGTTATACTGCTTTTTTCTATTATCTGTTAGTTGCATCTTATTATATTTAATGTATATTTTAAAACTTCCTTTTGCTGAAACAATAGCAGATGATGAAATTATAAAAGAATTTTTTCAACTTTCAATTTACAAATATAAAATTGGTTTAGTAGCAACATATGGTTTTTATCTATTATTAACAAATGTAATGTTTAAATATCTTTATATAGGATTAGGAGTCATTATCTTTTGTACTACATTTTTAATTGTTGCTAAAGCTATTAATAGAGGAATTTCAAAAATGTATCACAACTATAAAGAGAAAAAAAGAATAGCTAGAGAGGAGCAACTTATCAGAGAACAGATAGCTATTAAAGAAGCTCTTGAAAAACGTGAAGCAATGATGAAAGAGAAATTAGAACAGGAAAAAGAAAATAAAATTAAAGAGAGAGTAGAAGAGGTACTATTAAATAAAGAACTTATTTTGGATAACTCTACAACTGAAGTTGAAAATATTCCTGAAGAGGAAGAAGAGAAAAAAGTTACAAAAAGTTTAGATCCTAATAAAAATCTATCTCAAGAAAAGATAGAAAATAGAAATAATCCACCTGAAAACTCTGAAAGATTTAATGATAATTTTAATCTTTTTACTATCAATGATAACTCTAAAGAAAAAGATAAAAATGGAAATATATTAGATGAAAATATTAAAAATGATGGGATAGATAAAATAAATGAGAGAGAACTTTTAAAAATAATAAAAGAGAAGGAAGGAGTAAAAAATGATACTAGCATCAAAATCTCCAAGGAGAAAAGAGATTCTTGA